Below is a window of Aerococcus viridans DNA.
TTAACCAGTCGCGAATAGGTTGGCGTAACAATTCGTTCAACTTTTCTCGTTTCTTATCATCTGAGAAGATAATTTGGCCTAGTTTCTTACGGTCTAACACCCCATTAGGAAAGACAATATCCTCTCCAAAATGCGCTTTAACCGCTTCTAAACCTGGTTGTCCTGGTTCAACAACCACTCGCGCCCCGTAATCTGCATCGATGACTGGAAACCCAGCTTTCTTAAAAAATTTACTTGCAGTTGATTTACCTGTGGCAATACTGCCGGTTAGTCCTAAAATATGACTCATAGTGCCTCCATTTTACTTTTAAATAGATGATGTAGTGTTTTTAACTGAAAAGTGAATGCGCTGGCAATGTGGACAGAAATGTGTCCCTCTTTTAGCCACGCTAATTTTCTCAATCTCAGTGCCGCATCGTGTACAGGGTTGGCCCTTTTTCCCGTAGACCTTTAAATAATCGGCATAATGACCATTCTCACCAAAGGTATTGGTATAGGTTCGAATCGTTGTCCCACCAACTTCAATAGCTGACGCCATAATCCTACGACTCTCAGTGATAATGGCTTGGATTTCCTCGTCGTATAATGATCTAGCGCTTTGTTCAGGGTGGATTTTCGCTGCAAATAAGATTTCATCCGCATAAATATTACCAATTCCCGCAATAACCCCTTGGTCTAAAAGAACTGCCTTGATGGGTCTTGTTGTCTTATCAAAACGCTTTTGCAGATAATCAACAGTTAAATTTTTTGGTTCAGGACCTAATTTCAACTTGGCAATTTCCGCTTCAGTATCCGCCTTTTCAACCATATGAATCCGGCCAAACTTCCGAACATCTCTGTAACGAAGGTCATGACCGTCAGTCAGATGACAAATAACATGGGTATATTGGTCTACCGGGCTTTCCGTTGGCTCATATAGGTATTTGCCTTCCATCCGTAAATGGGCAATCCATGTTACATCAGTCCAATAGAAAAGTAAAAATTTTCCTACTCGACCTACTTTCTCTAATTGCTGGCCTGGCATCCGTCTCTCAAAGGCATCCACACCACCTTCTGCTTGAATAATTCTTGGCCAAGTCACTGTCACAGACGATACTGTCTTACCAATAACAATTTCTTCTAGACCGCGTCGAACCGTTTCCACTTCGGGCATTTCTGGCATCACTACACCACTTTCTAATTTCTCTTCTTCATACCATTCTAATGCAAAACCTGCCTATTGAAAAGACAAGTAGGAGGTAAAGCTTGTAAGATATCTGCCATCCTTTTCCCTTTTATTCCATAGGCTAGAAAAGAGGTGCCAGTCTGTTTTAACTGCACCTCTTTTGATTCATTATTTTGCTTCATACCAAGTTGCACCGTAATTAGATTCAATTTCTAATGGCACATCTAGTTGGGCTGCTGACCCCATGATTTCAGTCACTAATTTTTCTAGTGTATCAATTTCATCTTTTGGCACTTCAAAGACCAACTCATCATGGATTTGTAATAATAGATTGGCTTGTAACTTATGTTCTTTTAACGCTTCATCCATCTTCACCATGGCTATCTTAATGATATCCGCCGCCGTCCCTTGAATTGGCGTATTCATGGCATTACGTTCAGCAAATGAACGAACGTTAAAGTTCTTCGCGTTTAAATCAGGTAAGTAGCGACGACGGTTGAATAGGGTTTCTACATAACCATCTTCTTTGGCTTTCTCTACAACATCCTTCATGTAAGCTTGAACGCCTGGATAGTTTTCCAAGTAAGTATCAATAAAATTCTTAGCTTCTGGACGAGAGATATTCAAGTTTTGGCTCAAACCATAGTCAGAAATCCCATAGACAATCCCGAAGTTTACCGCCTTGGCATTTCGCCTCATGTTAGACGTCACTTCTTCTTTAGCCACATTGTAGACTTTCATAGCTGTTGAAGTATGGATATCTTCATGGTTGTTGAAGGCTTCCTGCATATGCTTGTCACCAGAAATATGGGCTAGCACCCGTAATTCAATTTGTGAGTAGTCACTTGAAAAAATAACCCAGTCTTCGTGACTTGGTACAAAGGCTTTACGAATGCTCCGACCTTCTTCAGAACGAATTGGAATATTTTGTAAGTTTGGATCAGCTGATGATAAACGACCTGTTGATGTTAAGGTTTGTTGGAAACGAGAGTGAATTTTACCATCCCCGTGGATAAACTCTTGTAACCCTTCAACATAAGTCGATTGCAATTTATTCAATTGACGGTAGTTTAAAATCAAGTCGATAATTGGTGCTTGGCCAGCCAATTTTTCCAAAACATCCTGGGCTGTTGAATAACCAGTCTTCGTTTTCTTAATCACAGGTAAGCCCATTTCTTCAAATAGGATAACCCCTAATTGCTTAGGTGAATTCACATTGAATTCGTGGCCTGCTTCTTTCCAGATATTGGCTTCAAGGCCGTCAATAATCTCTTGGAATTCAGCCTGCATAGTGATTAATTGTTGTTTATCCACTGAAATCCCTAAAATTTCAAGGTTTGCTAATACTAAAGCCAATGGTAACTCCATTTTTTGGTACAAGTCATCCATTTGGTTGGCTTCTAATTGCGGGCGAATGGTTTCTTGTAAACGTGCGATAATATGCACTTTACGGGCAATATGTTCGTACATGGTTTCAGCTTCTTCAGGTACGCCTCGTTTAGCCCCTTTGCCATAAATAGACTCATCATAAGACAAGTCATCCATATCAAATTCGCGTGCCACTTCAGCCAAGTCGTTAGAATTGTCGCGGGCATGTAATAAATACGACCCAATTAAGACGTCATCCACAACCCCTACAAAGTCGATGCCTACATAGTCCAGCATGACCTTTGTTCGTTTGGCATCAAAGACTACTTTTGTGACTTGCTCATCCGACAACCATGATTTAAATAAATCAGCCTGCAGTAAGCTAGCATCTCCAGTAAAGATTTCACTACCGTTCGTCCATGCAACAGCCACAACCTCTGAATCATGGTAGTTTTTACTCAAGTTTTCAAGGTAAATCGCATACCCATCCGCTGCAGCCACACCTGGGAAATGGTCCACTGTTAAATCCTCAGCAGACGCCACATGCGTATAGGTAACCTCTTCCCAATCTTCTGTCAACAAGTCCGCCTGGTCTGAATTTTCCAATAAACGAGACATAAAGCCATTAAAGTTCATATCCTTATAAAATGACATCAGCGGTTCAAGCTGTTTGCCTTTATAAGGTAACTCAGCTAATTCAATTTTCACAGGTGCGTCCAGTTCAATCCGCGCCAACTTTTTAGACAGAATCGCATTGTCTTTTTCGTTGATCAGATTTTCTTTCCGCTTCGATTTCTTCATATCGTCAATTTGCTCATACATCGCTTCCATTGACCCATATTCATGTAATAATTTTAGGGCTGTCTTTTCACCAATCCCTGATACACCAGGGTAGTTATCTGAAGAATCACCCATTAACCCCTTCATATCAATGATTTGTTCAGGCGTAATCCCCATATCTTCCATAATCGAAGCTGGCGTATAAGATGCTAATTCAGATACCCCTTTTTTGGTGATATCTACTCGGACATTGTCACGTGCCAATTGCGTCAAATCCTTGTCCCCAGAAATCACGACAACATCAAAT
It encodes the following:
- the mutM gene encoding DNA-formamidopyrimidine glycosylase, translated to MPEMPEVETVRRGLEEIVIGKTVSSVTVTWPRIIQAEGGVDAFERRMPGQQLEKVGRVGKFLLFYWTDVTWIAHLRMEGKYLYEPTESPVDQYTHVICHLTDGHDLRYRDVRKFGRIHMVEKADTEAEIAKLKLGPEPKNLTVDYLQKRFDKTTRPIKAVLLDQGVIAGIGNIYADEILFAAKIHPEQSARSLYDEEIQAIITESRRIMASAIEVGGTTIRTYTNTFGENGHYADYLKVYGKKGQPCTRCGTEIEKISVAKRGTHFCPHCQRIHFSVKNTTSSI
- the polA gene encoding DNA polymerase I; this encodes MSTNKEKKKLVLFDGSSLAFRSFFAIHNIDSFVNKNGMHTNALFAFHEMMNNILEKEQPTHALVAWDAGKTTFRNEFFDEYKGGRQSTPSEFREQMPFFNVLLDAFGVAHYELTNYEADDIIGTFATKVDPEEFDVVVISGDKDLTQLARDNVRVDITKKGVSELASYTPASIMEDMGITPEQIIDMKGLMGDSSDNYPGVSGIGEKTALKLLHEYGSMEAMYEQIDDMKKSKRKENLINEKDNAILSKKLARIELDAPVKIELAELPYKGKQLEPLMSFYKDMNFNGFMSRLLENSDQADLLTEDWEEVTYTHVASAEDLTVDHFPGVAAADGYAIYLENLSKNYHDSEVVAVAWTNGSEIFTGDASLLQADLFKSWLSDEQVTKVVFDAKRTKVMLDYVGIDFVGVVDDVLIGSYLLHARDNSNDLAEVAREFDMDDLSYDESIYGKGAKRGVPEEAETMYEHIARKVHIIARLQETIRPQLEANQMDDLYQKMELPLALVLANLEILGISVDKQQLITMQAEFQEIIDGLEANIWKEAGHEFNVNSPKQLGVILFEEMGLPVIKKTKTGYSTAQDVLEKLAGQAPIIDLILNYRQLNKLQSTYVEGLQEFIHGDGKIHSRFQQTLTSTGRLSSADPNLQNIPIRSEEGRSIRKAFVPSHEDWVIFSSDYSQIELRVLAHISGDKHMQEAFNNHEDIHTSTAMKVYNVAKEEVTSNMRRNAKAVNFGIVYGISDYGLSQNLNISRPEAKNFIDTYLENYPGVQAYMKDVVEKAKEDGYVETLFNRRRYLPDLNAKNFNVRSFAERNAMNTPIQGTAADIIKIAMVKMDEALKEHKLQANLLLQIHDELVFEVPKDEIDTLEKLVTEIMGSAAQLDVPLEIESNYGATWYEAK